One stretch of Pradoshia sp. D12 DNA includes these proteins:
- a CDS encoding NAD(P)/FAD-dependent oxidoreductase encodes MRNSWECIVIGGGIAGTQAAIQMGRSQINCLVIDSKEAGRSNLCKDYRNIIGWPEGVSGEELRKKGQQQASETGVTFIKSDVKQISKRDDEFLITTDNETYQTKTILLATGVTDRIPDIPNIRECLGSTIYICTDCDGYEAMDKKIIVMGAGDPGANLAVSLLNWTDVITYINHEKTPVSADILSKLNQHHITYLEEEIESVSKESEDFFTGVHLKNGESLQADRAFIGFGGNKVHTELASQIGVHIENNRHIKVDARTKETNVKNVWAAGDIVSHSEQATIAMGDATQAAIWINKRLMEYKRKGLL; translated from the coding sequence ATGAGAAATTCTTGGGAATGTATTGTTATAGGTGGAGGTATTGCCGGCACTCAGGCGGCAATACAAATGGGCAGAAGCCAAATTAATTGTTTAGTTATTGATTCTAAGGAAGCAGGACGGTCTAATTTATGTAAGGATTATCGAAATATCATCGGATGGCCTGAAGGCGTCAGTGGTGAAGAATTACGAAAAAAAGGACAGCAGCAAGCATCTGAAACAGGAGTTACATTCATCAAATCTGATGTGAAGCAAATATCTAAAAGAGATGATGAATTTTTGATAACGACTGATAACGAAACGTATCAAACCAAGACTATTTTACTGGCTACAGGCGTTACCGATCGGATACCTGATATCCCCAATATAAGAGAGTGCTTGGGCAGCACCATTTATATATGCACAGATTGTGATGGCTACGAAGCGATGGATAAAAAAATTATTGTGATGGGTGCTGGTGATCCAGGTGCCAATCTTGCAGTATCTTTATTAAATTGGACGGATGTTATAACCTATATCAATCATGAGAAAACACCTGTCTCAGCGGACATTCTATCTAAACTTAACCAACATCATATTACGTACTTAGAAGAGGAAATAGAATCTGTGTCAAAAGAATCAGAGGACTTTTTTACAGGCGTCCATTTAAAAAATGGTGAATCCCTGCAAGCTGATCGAGCTTTTATCGGCTTTGGCGGCAATAAAGTTCATACAGAATTGGCCAGTCAAATTGGTGTTCATATAGAGAATAACAGACATATTAAAGTGGATGCACGAACAAAAGAAACCAATGTTAAAAATGTATGGGCAGCGGGAGATATTGTATCGCACTCCGAACAGGCCACGATTGCCATGGGGGATGCGACACAGGCGGCCATTTGGATCAATAAGCGATTAATGGAATACAAACGAAAAGGATTGTTATAG